One segment of Epinephelus moara isolate mb unplaced genomic scaffold, YSFRI_EMoa_1.0 scaffold1142, whole genome shotgun sequence DNA contains the following:
- the c2cd3 gene encoding C2 domain-containing protein 3 isoform X2, with the protein MKSRKQRSVRAGGSKKKVPSDVSPATSLPPLVEGQLRCFLRVTISRVLWTVQKPPSATFVRLRWWGESSNGTHFFLRDGSQPSQKTIKTTARFPIRCGPKQFTSYLTDMGSLVLEVLTKPDHLPIARAQVAGISRLSMSYPIGGFYTLVSPTSEKLGELQVSLNLEPLTEAYDSSSSGPVTDISIEGPQVTTLTVPLQPRSLSASSGKESAGSSGGNTPRGKDHLYFQNAQKDKGKEESVENQMPRADRSQDNQTAVNPSSQEAFGQSTNDILSVILERGNKLRNAMVVSALKCDMDSASALKDTPLPLPKDNILPPSKSLPSPSGMFLQNILHADSALKHSNDVAVVSDSSLDGPVDMDNRAVDLLLGSLNTSPLPPWDGYGSLLESLSGHSSVCGDSELNDPQYDQSLLENLFYKTPMSDIRPNDTEVEGQGKTSLSEKQLTQSGPKIRGGPNSEAQRSADAGGIRPGVSAEQLTLLSLIRLARVTIDSLTVPTGSAATTPRKTSSKGKPPRPLTSKKCTYFIEYVFPVASTSSRHDRSKGGDGEVTRAVASKVTGGAIKFHQHSVFPVHFSTAAVKKWWETDLIFKIYSRKSDQKKPVPIGKAVHPLRFLLQSKQLSQSVTLPVQSVEGNSETQDIGPLKVSLELAADNREFSTEKSKSKLAQRDTSPSQTAPSPQRETSPRSQHVDTGREELPAGSFEIPRLNVWSSQKPSKEPSPHPGLHTSLYRSQQQQVDKEPEVLLHTLLMVPDGKNFNCGPMQAPNIYLNCKLWCDETARSVISWGQTNPSFNFVQVTPVALTTKLLERMKNNVLVIEVWQKTGGSGQDRLLGLVKLPLHQFYMSFRDPKIAHLLLQAQYPVLGVDCYMPVINVFSGSCKGHLRVVLAMGQSEQIVALQRTRDEDYDSVPHLVRPVHLLDHHPHSQTKATAAQVETLREHVFVMRVEKVNGLTPLQSTVWGEADCYVQYSFPCQDGDSAAKVDQNLIESSVNLKLFRTTTTLCVPDPVFGHTETHVLLAPEGVPVQRLLLSSLSSQGLSSGGGVQFEVWCRYYYPNVRDQLVAKGMLPLSKLCAMVTMQRQHPNEAQMFSLPLIPRTDSPSKHQPQPSGLLDVCIRYKHRPVRPDGQTGKGASSRVVTLEVQVHRASGLQAAARVVSEKDERFSYFVSVGLNTYVTVQLSFLPERERRCTRIAARTFCPEFDHHMELSCDLLVQRSSGETCSLAEQLEEASAVFTVWNKDNRKAVHTHKPQDVMLGTVKIPLVDLINKRTGISGWFGVYIPQETSSSQHQHILVGGLEISVKFAHHSDRERVIKAAQGLSWETAQNEMQDDEEVWGDSMRRMSLTFSMPRAWIPVHCLLLPGLSEIERSTYCYFRYKFYDQDAFCSQMKHPCVEEEGQATVAFQGSRTVELRSTQPLMWYLREEQLEVQMWVAFTKDKSQRPRNTDRLVGSAYVDLSSLVKTSKQKLTLSGVYPLFRHSAADLQGAALRVHITLTAGSVPAEVPAAVDTQMDSDNQEELLSDEVETADRAPSPTTPKKSPRGHKNKSSGTATDITSVQHTEMSMDESFPVTVAVDQAMHLNLKGCPLAERSDGSPCCCVSYVTADSAAPVSTAVIANTDCPVWDHQHECRLSKQLLVDPQQSLVFKVWHKGETERVIGFASVDLSPLVCGFQSVCGWYNITDFSGQCHGQLKVSITPLTGVQDLREQRKTVNEEAAKSSPTLFQALPLSYHTTATYSSFPSHISRHTEQKISSPDHTERLFSERSSESDRHFEHMDKVRLYHQSLQEQTAAHSVNSSSAGDINPSSSFLFSALRRKLSELDNIQRYFSRKLSTPTFPPLSEQDCHTQHEEQRDTETDTRQLLLKSNQLVGQVNSIISGEILVHSFLTHQ; encoded by the exons ATGAAGAGCAGAAAACAGAGGTCCGTCAGAGCCGGAGGCAGCAAAAAGAAAG TCCCCAGCGACGTGTCCCCTGCCACCAGCCTCCCTCCTCTGGTCGAAGGCCAGCTAAGATGCTTCCTGCGGGTGACAATAAGCCGGGTATTATGGACTGTTCAAAAGCCCCCATCTGCAACATTCGTCAGGCTGCGCTGGTGGGGAGAGTCATCCAACGGGACGCACTTTTTTCTGAGAGATGGATCACAGCCATCACAGAAGACCATCAAGACCACAGCTCGCTTCCCCATCCGCTGTGGGCCAAAGCAGTTCACCTCATATCTTACAG ATATGGGCTCTCTGGTGCTGGAGGTTCTGACAAAACCCGATCATTTGCCAATCGCACGGGCTCAGGTTGCGGGCATCTCTCGTCTCTCTATGTCATACCCCATCGGTGGATTTTACACACTTGTGTCTCCGACATCTGAGAAGCTGGGAGAGTTACAG GTTTCCCTTAATTTGGAGCCTCTGACAGAAGCTtatgacagcagcagctcaggtcCTGTCACAGATATCAGCATTGAAGGGCCGCAGGTCACCACACTGACTGTGCCATTGCAGCCCAGATCACTTTCAGCCAGCAGTGGGAAAGAATCAGCTGGGAGCAGCGGTGGAAACACACCAAG AGGGAAGGACCACTTATATTTCCAAAATGCCCAGAAAGACAAAGGTAAAGAAGAGTCAGTGGAGAATCAGATGCCGAGAGCAGACAGATCTCAGGACAATCAAACGGCTGTGAATCCTTCAAGTCAGGAGGCTTTTGGCCAATCGACCAATGATATCCTCTCAG TTATTCTAGAGCGTGGAAACAAGCTCAGAAATGCTATGGTggtatcagctttaaaatgtgacATGGATTCTGCCTCTGCTCTGAAAGACACCCCTCTGCCTCTCCCAAAGGATAACATTCTGCCACCTTCCAA GTCCCTCCCTTCTCCCTCTGGGATGTTTCTTCAAAATATTCTTCATGCTGATTCAGCTCTCAAGCACTCTAATGATGTTGCTGTAGTCTCAGATAGCAGCTTAGACGGTCCTGTTGATATGGATAACAGAGCTGTGGATCTGCTCCTTGGAAG CTTGAATACGTCTCCTCTGCCTCCCTGGGATGGATATGGCTCCCTCCTTGAATCTCTGTCTGGCCATAGCAGTGTATGTGGGGACAGTGAGCTCAATGATCCACAATATGATCAGAGCCTGCTGGAAAATTTGTTCTACAAAACTCCT ATGTCCGATATCAGACCAAATGACACTGAGGTTGAGGGTCAAGGAAAAACGTCCTTGAGTGAAAAACAGCTGACACAGTCCGGACCCAAGATTCGTGGAGG GCCAAATTCAGAGGCTCAGCGGTCTGCAGATGCTGGTGGTATCCGTCCTGGCGTGAGTGCAGAGCAGTTGACTTTGCTGAGTTTGATCAGGCTGGCAAGAGTGACCATCGATTCCCTGACTGTACCCACAGGCAGTGCAGCCACCACACCTAGAAAAACCTCTAGCAAAGGGAAACCTCCTCGACCATTAACCAGCAAGAAGTG CACATATTTTATTGAGTATGTGTTCCCAGTGGCTTCCACTTCCAGTCGACATGATCGTAGTAAGGGTGGAGATGGGGAGGTGACCAGAGCTGTTGCCAGTAAAGTCACAGGAGGAG caaTCAAGTTCCATCAGcactctgtgtttcctgtccaCTTCAGTACAGCAGCAGTTAAAAAATGGTGGGAAACTGATCTGATCTTCAAGATTTACTCACGAAAGAGTGACCAAAAAAAA CCTGTTCCCATCGGCAAGGCAGTCCACCCGCTGCGTTTTCTGCTTCAGAGCAAGCAGTTGAGTCAGTCTGTCACCTTGCCTGTACAGAGTGTGGAGGGAAACAGTGAAACACAGGACATTGGACCTCTCAAG gtGTCACTAGAACTCGCTGCAGACAACAGAGAGTTCTCCActgaaaaaagtaaaagcaagCTAGCTCAGAGAGACACCTCACCTTCACAAACTGCACCCAGTCCACAGAGAGAAACCAGCCCCAGATCTCAGCATGTTGACACTGGCAGGGAGGAGCTACCAGCTGGCTCTTTTGAAATCCCCAGACTAAATGTTTGGAGTTCTCAGAAACCCTCGAAAGAACCCTCTCCCCATCCTGGCCTCCACACGTCTCTTTATagatcacagcagcagcaggtggacAAGGAACCTGAAGTTCTTCTGCATACGTTACTCATGGTGCCAGATGGAAAGAACTTCAACTGTGGGCCCATGCAGGCTCCAAACATATACTTGAACTGTAAACTCTGGTGTGATGAGACGGCAAGATCTGTCATCAGCTGGGGCCAGACAAATCCTTCTTTCAACTTTGTTCAG GTGACTCCTGTGGCTTTAACGACTAAGCTGCTGGAGCGGATGAAGAATAATGTGTTGGTAATCGAGGTGTGGCAGAAGACAGGAGGTTCAGGGCAGGATCGACTCCTCGGCCTCGTTAAATTACCTCTCCACCAGTTCTACATGTCATTTAG GGATCCAAAGATCGCCCACCTTCTTCTCCAGGCGCAGTACCCTGTTTTAGGGGTGGACTGCTACATGCCAGTCATCAATGTGTTCTCAGGGAGTTGTAAAGGACACCTCAGGGTTGTTTTGGCTAtgggccaatcagagcagataGTCGCCCTCCAGCGCACGAGGGATGAAGACTATGACTCTGTGCCACATCTCGTGAGACCTGTTCATCTGCTTGATCATCAccctcattcacaaacaaag GCGACTGCAGCACAGGTGGAAACTCTGAGAGAGCATGTGTTTGTCATGAGAGTGGAGAAAGTAAACGGGCTGACACCTCTACAGTCCACAGTGTGGGGCGAGGCTGACTGCTACGTCCAGTACAGCTTCCCCTGTCAGGACGGTGACTCTGCTGCAAAAGTGGACCAAAACCTTATAGAGAGTA GCGTGAACCTGAAGCTGTTTCGTACCACCACAACTCTGTGTGTCCCCGACCCGGTGTTTGGCCACACAGAGACTCATGTGCTTCTGGCTCCTGAAGGAGTTCCTGTTCAGAGGCTGCTGCTCAGTTCTCTTTCAAGTCAAGGCCTAAGCAGTGGAGGAGGAGTCCAGTTTGAAGTGTGGTGCAG ATATTATTATCCAAACGTTCGAGACCAGCTTGTGGCCAAAGGAATGCTTCCGTTGTCCAAACTGTGTGCGATGGTCACCATGCAGAGACAACATCCTAACGAGGCTCAAATGTTCTCCCTGCCCCTGATCCCCAGGACAGACAGTCCCTCAAAACATCAGCCTCAGCCCTCAG GCCTGCTGGATGTGTGCATTCGGTACAAGCACCGACCAGTGAGACCTGATGGTCAGACCGGTAAAGGAGCTTCCTCTCGTGTTGTAACACTCGAGGTTCAAGTGCACAGAGCATCAGGTCTGCAGGCTGCAGCAAG GGTTGTATCAGAGAAAGATGAAAGATTCAGCTACTTTGTTAGTGTGGGACTTAACACATATGTCACAGTCCAGCTCTCCTTCTtgcctgagagagagaggaggtgcACCCGCATAGCTGCCAGGACCTTTTGCCCAGAATTCGACCACCACATGGAGCTGTCCTGTGATCTGCTGGTTCAGAGGAGCAGTGGAGAAACTTGCAGCCTGGCTGAGCAGCTGGAAGAAGCTTCTGCTGTCTTCACTGTCTGGAACAAAGATAATCGCAAAG CAGTACACACTCATAAGCCTCAGGATGTGATGCTGGGCACAGTGAAAATACCTCTGGTTGATCTTATCAACAAAAGAACAG GTATCTCCGGCTGGTTTGGAGTGTACATACCTCAGGAAACAAGTTCATCTCAGCACCAGCACATATTGGTTGGAGGCCTCGAGATCTCCGTCAAATTTGCCCACCActcagacagagaaagagtcATTAAAGCTGCTCAGGGTTTGAGCTGGGAAACAGCACAGAATGAAATGCAAGATGATGAAGAAGTTTGGGGAGACAGCATGAGAAGAATGtctttgactttttcaatgCCTAGAGCGTGGATACCTGTCCACTGCTTGCTGCTGCCAGGCCTCAGTGAAATCGAGCGCTCCACCTACTGTTACTTCAGGTACAAGTTCTACGACCAGGATGCCTTCTGCTCCCAGATGAAACACCCCTGTGTTGAGGAGGAAGGCCAGGCCACGGTGGCTTTCCAGGGGAGCAGAACTGTGGAGCTGAGGAGCACTCAGCCCTTGATGTGGTATCTTCGAGAGGAGCAACTGGAGGTTCAGATGTGGGTCGCCTTTAcaaaagacaaaagccaaaGGCCTCGAAACACAGACCGACTGGTTGGTTCAGCGTATGTCGATCTGTCCTCTCTAGTGAAGACATCCAAACAGAAGCTCACACTAAGTG GTGTGTATCCGCTGTTCAGACACTCAGCAGCAGATCTTCAAGGGGCTGCTCTGAGGGTGCACATCACCCTGACAGCAGGTTCTGTCCCGGCTGAAGTACCCGCTGCGGTTGACACCCAGATGGACTCTGACAATCAGGAAGAGCTCTTATCAGATGAGGTGGAAACAGCAGATCGAGCCCCCTCACCCACTACACCCAAAAAATCACCAAGGGGACACAAGAATAAATCCTCCGGAACAGCTACAGACATCACATCTGTGCAGCACACAGAAATGAGCATGGATGAATCTTTCCCTGTGACTGTTGCAGTGGACCAGGCTATGCACCTGAATCTGAAAG GCTGTCCTCTAGCAGAGCGCAGTGATGGGTCACCATGCTGCTGTGTCTCGTACGTCACTGCAGACTCTGCTGCACCAGTGTCCACAGCTGTAATAGCCAACACTGACTGCCCTGTGTGGGACCATCAACATGAGTGCAG GCTTTCAAAGCAGCTGCTGGTTGATCCACAGCAATCTCTCGTGTTCAAAGTTTGGCACAAAGGAG aAACGGAGAGGGTAATTGGATTTGCGTCTGTAGACCTGTCCCCCTTAGTCTGTGGGTTCCAGTCAGTGTGCGGTTGGTACAACATCACAGACTTTAGTGGTCAGTGTCACGGCCAGCTCAAAGTGTCCATCACACCACTGACGGGGGTCCAAGAtctcagagagcagagaaaaactGTGAATGAAGAAGctgctaaaagctcgcca ACTTTATTCCAGGCACTCCCTCTCAGCTACCATACCACAGCCACATACAGCAGCTTCCCCTCTCACATCAGCCGACACACCGAGCAGAAGATCTCGTCACCCGACCACACGGAAAGGCTGTTCTCTGAAAG GTCCAGTGAGAGTGACCGCCACTTTGAGCACATGGACAAAGTACGTCTTTACCATCAGAGTCTGCAGGAGCAAACAGCAGCTCACTCTGTTAATAGCAGCAGTGCTGGTGACATCAATCCCTCCAGCTCCTTCCTGTTTTCAGCACTCAG GAGAAAACTAAGCGAGCTGGACAACATCCAGAGATACTTCAGCCGTAAGCTTTCAACTCCTACATTCCCGCCCCTGAGTGAGCAGGACTGTCACACCCAGCATGAGGAACAGagggacacagagacagacacacgtCAGCTTCTTCTCAAGTCTAACCAGTTAGTTGGACAAGTCAACAGTATCATTAGTGGTGAGATTCTGGTCCATTCTTTTCTCACCCATCAGTAG